One genomic region from Haloterrigena gelatinilytica encodes:
- the nikC gene encoding nickel transporter permease, whose product MSDRETQRRRPTRRLRALRERGRRLVRRRLGRRYRSNGNIRLGGAVVCLLAIIAVVGPILSPYDPTAQALERRLAGPSLAHPLGTDALGRDVATRLVYGARISLALAVGATLVRLVVGTAIGLLAATGNRLVDAALMRLVDVQLAFPGLVLALVIAGTLGPSMRNVVIALSAVGWATYARVVRSSVLAVKDRPFVESARLCGTPRRRIVTRHLLPNVVSPVLVLATLNLGTVVLAAAGLSFLGLGAQPPTAEWGTMIADGRNYLRSAPWLITAPGVAIAVTVIGFNVLGDGLRDVLDPDHVDDADRRRT is encoded by the coding sequence ATGAGTGACCGCGAGACGCAACGCCGTCGACCGACGCGCCGGCTGCGAGCGCTCCGCGAGCGGGGGCGACGCCTCGTTCGGCGCCGGCTCGGCCGACGGTATCGATCGAACGGCAACATCCGGCTCGGCGGCGCCGTCGTGTGTCTCCTCGCGATCATCGCGGTCGTGGGTCCGATACTGTCTCCCTACGATCCGACGGCACAAGCGCTCGAGCGGCGCCTCGCGGGCCCGTCGCTCGCCCATCCGCTTGGAACCGACGCGCTCGGGCGCGACGTCGCGACGCGGCTGGTCTACGGCGCCCGGATCTCGCTCGCGCTGGCGGTCGGCGCGACGCTCGTTCGCCTCGTCGTCGGGACGGCGATCGGCCTGCTCGCGGCGACCGGGAACCGACTCGTCGACGCCGCGTTGATGCGGCTGGTCGACGTCCAGCTCGCCTTCCCGGGGCTCGTGCTGGCGCTCGTGATCGCCGGGACGCTCGGCCCGAGCATGCGCAACGTCGTGATCGCGCTCTCGGCCGTCGGCTGGGCCACGTACGCACGCGTCGTGCGCAGCAGCGTCCTCGCGGTCAAGGATCGGCCGTTCGTCGAATCGGCGCGGCTCTGCGGAACGCCCCGGCGACGGATCGTCACGCGGCATCTGCTCCCGAACGTCGTGAGCCCGGTGCTCGTCCTCGCGACGCTCAACCTCGGGACCGTCGTGCTCGCGGCGGCGGGCCTGTCCTTCCTCGGACTGGGCGCACAGCCCCCGACGGCGGAGTGGGGGACCATGATCGCCGACGGCCGCAACTACCTTCGGTCGGCGCCGTGGCTCATCACCGCGCCCGGTGTCGCGATCGCGGTGACCGTTATCGGCTTCAACGTCCTGGGCGACGGACTGCGGGACGTACTGGATCCTGATCACGTAGACGACGCGGATCGGAGGCGGACCTGA
- a CDS encoding zinc-binding dehydrogenase — protein MSSEMTAYVIEEFGEPDAFERTTVDVPEPGPDEIRVEVVASSVNPVDYKIRQGAIPDFAPELPARLHCDVAGVVDAVGEDVDAFEAGDEVYGMPGGAGRQGALADYVVGHAGTFARAPESLPLSDAAALPVVALTAWEMLADKTTVDDGDDVIVYGASGGVGHVGVQLADRFGAAVTATGSSEDKRELAERLGADATVDYTETDVEEYVAERADGTGFDVVFDPIGDDHLETAFEAVRPYGTVVTTESSAAQDVDLAPMHENSLELGVVLVILPVLLGEQQDRIGEELAEIAELVDDGAVEPHIDDRYSFDEVAEAHRRAEEGNFLGKLLVVNE, from the coding sequence ATGTCTTCGGAGATGACCGCCTACGTGATCGAGGAGTTCGGCGAACCGGACGCCTTCGAGCGAACGACCGTCGACGTCCCCGAACCCGGACCGGACGAGATTCGCGTCGAGGTCGTCGCGAGCAGCGTCAACCCAGTCGACTACAAGATCCGGCAGGGAGCGATCCCGGACTTCGCGCCCGAGCTCCCGGCGCGGCTTCACTGCGACGTCGCCGGCGTCGTCGACGCGGTCGGCGAGGACGTCGACGCCTTCGAGGCCGGCGACGAGGTCTACGGCATGCCCGGCGGTGCCGGCCGACAGGGCGCGCTGGCCGACTACGTCGTCGGCCACGCGGGGACGTTCGCCCGCGCGCCCGAGTCGCTGCCGCTTTCCGACGCCGCCGCGCTCCCGGTCGTCGCGCTCACGGCCTGGGAGATGTTGGCCGACAAGACGACCGTCGACGACGGCGACGACGTGATCGTCTACGGCGCCAGCGGCGGCGTCGGTCACGTCGGCGTCCAGCTCGCCGACCGCTTCGGCGCCGCGGTCACGGCGACCGGCTCGAGCGAGGACAAGCGCGAGCTCGCCGAACGGCTCGGCGCCGACGCGACCGTCGACTACACGGAGACGGACGTCGAGGAGTACGTCGCGGAACGCGCCGACGGGACCGGCTTCGACGTCGTCTTCGACCCGATCGGCGACGACCACCTCGAGACGGCCTTCGAGGCGGTCCGACCCTACGGCACCGTCGTCACCACCGAGTCGAGCGCGGCCCAGGATGTCGACCTCGCACCCATGCACGAGAACTCGCTGGAACTCGGCGTCGTACTGGTCATCCTGCCGGTGTTGCTCGGCGAGCAGCAAGACCGGATCGGCGAGGAGCTCGCCGAGATCGCCGAACTCGTCGACGACGGCGCCGTCGAACCCCACATCGACGACCGCTATTCGTTCGACGAGGTCGCCGAGGCCCACCGACGCGCCGAGGAGGGGAACTTCCTCGGAAAGCTCCTGGTGGTCAACGAGTAA
- a CDS encoding class I SAM-dependent methyltransferase, whose product MTRSSNGDEDVKEVVRRYWNGRADSYDDDGISGVRADEQREAWLAVLRRWTGDPPRRVLDLGCGTGTISLLLAELGHDVSGVDLTPEMLERARAKAREAGLSIDFGLGDAEALPVPDDAYDVVTARHLIWTLPNPSKAIREWRRVVRPGGRIVLLEGHWDFPEPWEEYREIHDDLPLYRGRPPGELVDFLADHGLERLEREPLMDATLWGENPEQELYVVGIDVPK is encoded by the coding sequence GTGACGCGCTCGTCGAACGGCGACGAGGACGTCAAGGAGGTCGTCCGCCGGTACTGGAACGGCCGCGCCGACTCGTACGACGACGACGGAATCTCCGGCGTCCGCGCCGACGAGCAGCGCGAGGCGTGGCTGGCGGTGCTCCGACGGTGGACCGGCGACCCGCCCCGACGCGTGCTCGATCTCGGCTGCGGGACGGGGACGATCTCGCTGCTGCTGGCCGAGTTGGGCCACGACGTCTCGGGCGTCGATCTCACGCCCGAGATGCTCGAGCGCGCCCGAGCGAAGGCCCGAGAGGCGGGCCTGTCGATCGACTTCGGTCTCGGCGACGCCGAGGCGCTCCCGGTTCCCGACGACGCCTACGACGTGGTAACGGCGCGACACCTGATCTGGACGCTACCGAACCCCTCGAAGGCGATTCGGGAGTGGCGACGCGTCGTCCGACCCGGCGGCCGGATCGTCCTCCTCGAGGGTCACTGGGACTTCCCGGAGCCGTGGGAGGAGTACCGGGAGATCCACGACGACCTGCCGCTGTACCGCGGTCGGCCGCCCGGTGAGCTGGTCGATTTTCTCGCGGATCACGGACTCGAGCGGCTCGAACGCGAACCCCTGATGGACGCGACGCTCTGGGGCGAGAACCCGGAGCAAGAGCTGTACGTCGTGGGAATCGACGTTCCCAAATGA
- a CDS encoding SHOCT domain-containing protein, which translates to MDERIRDAIADEGWLFVAILTLALTSLAGLAGLGALAGVITIVGWFVLTPILLFWGDEVALMLGDDEPTGATRTGDPDAEADPLEELKRRYAAGEIDDAEFERRLERLVAVDEIPDDAIGTGTADAATETEPLEHARDRERERERER; encoded by the coding sequence ATGGACGAGAGGATCAGAGACGCCATCGCCGACGAGGGATGGCTGTTCGTAGCGATCCTGACGCTCGCGCTCACGAGCCTCGCCGGACTCGCCGGCCTCGGGGCGCTCGCGGGCGTGATCACGATCGTCGGCTGGTTCGTGCTGACGCCGATCCTGCTGTTCTGGGGTGACGAGGTCGCGCTGATGCTCGGAGACGACGAGCCGACGGGCGCGACCCGTACCGGCGACCCCGACGCCGAAGCGGACCCGCTCGAGGAACTGAAACGCCGCTACGCGGCGGGGGAGATCGACGACGCGGAGTTCGAGCGCCGACTCGAGCGGCTCGTGGCTGTCGACGAGATTCCGGACGACGCAATCGGAACCGGGACGGCCGACGCTGCGACCGAGACCGAGCCGCTCGAGCACGCTCGAGATCGCGAACGGGAACGGGAACGGGAACGTTAG
- a CDS encoding ABC transporter substrate-binding protein, whose product MTRDSRYATTRRTALKTTLGAATLSLTVAGCLSNDPDAADFRIGTPWKPNRDPLDGGSVLRRLGITEALVSVDHDATTAPGLATDWERVDERRWRFDLREDVTFHDGTSLDAAAAVTSLRRTADATAFTDVPIDAIEAEGETVVVETETPFAPLPAHLSRDEAVILSPDAIGDDGSIEDPVGTGPFALESFRSGAEIRAVRHDEYHGREPSLESVRYEVVEDDQTRRMKLESGELEMARILPQETVDPLESDDDIAVHTYEVPRIRFLTFDTASAPFDDRRVRRAVHRAIDREAIAESILEGLDEPAVGPFSSSITDWANPDVDADEHAVDPERARSLLSDAGWTTGSSDVRTRDGEELAVEFLTYDARSLPLIAEAMQDHLAAVGIDVDVTTVEYSSMVDRVSQGSFDGYLTSWGTFRYPDPDRLTQMFHSTDATLHHGYENDRVDDLLEEARELTDRDARRERYHEVQSIVLEDAPIAVLTNFTNVVATAADVDGYEPHPTESRYGLESITVDEE is encoded by the coding sequence ATGACACGCGACTCGCGATACGCTACGACCCGACGAACCGCGCTGAAGACGACGCTCGGAGCCGCGACCCTGTCCCTGACCGTCGCCGGCTGCCTCTCGAACGACCCCGACGCGGCCGACTTTCGGATCGGGACCCCGTGGAAACCGAACCGGGACCCCCTCGACGGAGGCAGCGTGCTTCGCCGACTGGGGATCACCGAGGCGCTCGTCAGCGTCGACCACGACGCGACGACGGCGCCCGGCCTCGCGACCGACTGGGAACGGGTCGACGAGCGCCGGTGGCGGTTCGACCTCCGCGAGGACGTGACGTTCCACGACGGGACGTCGCTCGACGCGGCGGCAGCCGTCACGTCGCTTCGCCGAACCGCCGACGCGACGGCGTTTACCGACGTTCCGATCGACGCGATCGAGGCCGAAGGCGAGACCGTCGTCGTCGAGACCGAAACGCCGTTCGCCCCGCTGCCGGCCCACCTCTCGCGCGACGAGGCCGTCATCCTCAGCCCGGACGCGATCGGCGACGACGGGTCGATCGAAGACCCGGTCGGTACCGGCCCGTTCGCTCTCGAGTCGTTTCGCTCCGGCGCCGAGATCCGAGCCGTTCGACACGACGAGTACCACGGCCGGGAGCCGTCGCTCGAGTCCGTCCGCTACGAGGTCGTCGAGGACGACCAGACGCGCCGGATGAAACTCGAGAGCGGCGAACTCGAGATGGCTCGTATCCTCCCCCAGGAGACGGTCGACCCGCTCGAGTCCGACGACGATATCGCCGTCCACACCTACGAGGTGCCGCGGATCAGGTTCCTCACGTTCGATACCGCGTCGGCGCCGTTCGACGACCGGCGCGTTCGACGAGCGGTCCACCGCGCGATCGACCGCGAGGCCATCGCCGAGTCGATTCTCGAGGGACTCGACGAGCCCGCGGTCGGCCCGTTTTCGTCGTCGATCACCGACTGGGCGAATCCGGACGTCGACGCCGACGAGCACGCGGTCGATCCGGAACGCGCTCGCTCCCTGCTGTCGGACGCCGGCTGGACGACCGGCTCGAGCGACGTCCGCACCCGCGACGGCGAGGAACTGGCCGTCGAGTTCCTCACCTACGACGCCAGGAGCCTCCCGCTGATCGCGGAGGCGATGCAGGATCACCTCGCCGCGGTCGGGATCGACGTCGACGTGACGACGGTGGAGTACAGTTCGATGGTCGACCGCGTCAGCCAGGGCTCGTTCGACGGCTACCTCACGTCGTGGGGGACGTTCCGGTACCCGGATCCGGATCGACTCACACAGATGTTTCACTCGACGGACGCGACCCTCCACCACGGCTACGAGAACGACCGGGTCGACGATCTGCTCGAGGAGGCCCGGGAACTCACCGACCGGGACGCGCGACGCGAGCGCTATCACGAGGTCCAGTCGATCGTTCTCGAGGACGCGCCGATCGCGGTCCTGACGAACTTCACGAACGTCGTCGCCACCGCGGCCGACGTCGACGGATACGAGCCGCACCCGACGGAATCGCGGTACGGGCTCGAGTCGATTACGGTGGACGAAGAGTAA
- a CDS encoding dipeptide ABC transporter ATP-binding protein, with protein sequence MNAPLEIEDLHVRFSSRAGSAPVRAVNGASFRIEPGEIVGLVGESGCGKSVTARSIVRIEEPGEIVDGSIRFDGRELTTADDRTLRRLRGRELATVFQDPSTSLNPVYTVGEQIAEALRVRDDPDRQPFFRELALGASSRLRSRALRSDVLELMETVGIPRPAERIDDYPHQFSGGMRQRVMLAIALARRPSVLIADEPTTALDTTTQAAILERLETLNEEREMSVLLISHDLDVVAELCDRLVVMYDGTVVERGPVDDLRSNPAHPYTKALLGCLPRRSKPGTRLPTIDGSPSDGSRPQNGCAFADRCSFAREDCYSTAQPTVSVGENHTVACGVPDAREATLEGTAANAATEPTTGSTVTATTADTALAVDGGADARTGERVRQGDDPTDGAPIVELEDVAKSFRGSDALLDRLLGTDERVPAVDGVSLALQPGETVGLVGESGCGKSTLARLIAGLEEPTDGAVRLRGTAVGGVDARTDDQRAEIGVVFQHPGTSLDPKRTVGESIAEPLVEAGWGTTRREDRVDELLSLVDLPLEYADRFPRQLSGGQRQRVAIARALALEPSVLVLDEPTAALDVSTQATILNLLADLRDELGLACLFVSHDLDVVRHVADRVAVMYLGRLVEVGRTERTLSNPTHPYTATLLASLPGDRGDPVPTAVEDRDALAGDPPSPTDPPAGCAFHPRCPVATEECRRREPPLEAVGDGAPGPRSRCLYAPEWIEAGADPPSDVDAPDLGVDDE encoded by the coding sequence ATGAACGCACCGCTCGAGATCGAAGACTTACACGTTCGGTTCAGTTCCCGGGCGGGATCGGCTCCCGTCCGTGCGGTCAACGGCGCGTCGTTCCGAATCGAACCCGGCGAGATCGTCGGTCTCGTCGGCGAGAGCGGCTGCGGCAAGTCCGTCACCGCGAGATCGATCGTTCGGATCGAGGAGCCGGGCGAGATCGTCGACGGGAGCATTCGGTTCGACGGTCGGGAGCTGACGACCGCCGACGACCGGACGCTGCGGCGGCTCCGCGGCCGGGAGCTCGCGACGGTCTTTCAGGACCCCTCGACGTCGCTCAACCCGGTCTACACCGTCGGCGAACAGATCGCCGAGGCGCTGCGCGTGCGCGACGATCCGGACCGGCAGCCGTTTTTCAGGGAACTGGCGCTCGGCGCGAGTTCGCGGCTCCGCTCGCGGGCGCTGCGATCGGACGTCCTCGAGTTGATGGAGACGGTCGGCATCCCCCGGCCGGCGGAGCGAATCGACGACTATCCCCACCAGTTCAGCGGCGGGATGCGCCAGCGAGTGATGCTCGCGATCGCGCTCGCTCGCCGCCCCTCGGTGCTGATCGCCGACGAGCCCACGACGGCGCTGGACACGACGACGCAGGCGGCGATCCTCGAGCGGCTCGAGACGCTCAACGAGGAGCGGGAGATGAGCGTGTTGCTGATCAGCCACGATCTGGACGTCGTCGCGGAGCTGTGCGACCGGCTCGTCGTCATGTACGACGGGACCGTCGTCGAACGGGGACCGGTCGACGACCTGCGGTCGAACCCGGCCCATCCCTACACGAAGGCGCTGCTGGGCTGTCTCCCCCGTCGGTCGAAGCCGGGGACGCGACTGCCGACGATCGACGGTTCGCCGTCGGACGGCTCTCGCCCGCAGAACGGCTGCGCCTTCGCCGATCGCTGCTCGTTCGCGCGGGAGGACTGCTATTCGACCGCGCAGCCGACCGTTTCGGTGGGTGAGAACCACACTGTCGCCTGTGGCGTTCCGGACGCTCGCGAGGCGACGCTCGAGGGGACGGCTGCGAACGCGGCGACGGAACCGACGACAGGGTCGACGGTGACGGCGACGACCGCCGACACGGCGCTGGCCGTCGACGGCGGCGCGGACGCGCGGACGGGCGAGCGCGTTCGACAGGGTGACGATCCGACGGACGGGGCGCCGATCGTCGAACTCGAGGACGTCGCGAAGTCGTTCCGGGGATCGGACGCGCTGCTCGATCGACTCCTCGGAACCGACGAGCGCGTGCCGGCCGTCGACGGCGTCTCGCTCGCGTTGCAGCCGGGAGAGACCGTCGGCCTCGTCGGCGAGAGCGGCTGCGGCAAGTCGACGCTCGCGCGACTGATCGCGGGCCTCGAAGAACCGACCGACGGCGCGGTCAGGCTCCGTGGGACCGCCGTCGGCGGCGTCGACGCGCGGACCGACGACCAGCGCGCCGAGATCGGCGTCGTCTTCCAGCACCCCGGCACGAGCCTCGATCCGAAGCGGACGGTCGGGGAGTCGATCGCCGAACCGCTGGTCGAAGCCGGATGGGGCACAACTCGGCGAGAGGACCGCGTCGACGAACTCCTCTCGCTCGTCGATCTCCCGCTCGAGTACGCCGACCGGTTCCCGCGTCAGCTGTCTGGCGGCCAGCGCCAGCGGGTCGCGATCGCTCGCGCGCTCGCGCTGGAGCCGTCCGTGCTCGTCCTCGACGAGCCGACGGCGGCGCTCGACGTCTCGACGCAGGCGACGATCCTCAACCTGCTGGCCGATCTCCGGGACGAACTCGGGCTCGCGTGCCTGTTCGTCTCCCACGATCTGGACGTCGTTCGCCACGTCGCGGACCGCGTCGCGGTGATGTATCTCGGTCGTCTCGTCGAGGTCGGCCGGACCGAACGGACGCTCTCGAATCCGACCCATCCGTACACGGCGACGTTACTGGCGTCGCTTCCGGGCGACCGGGGCGACCCGGTGCCGACGGCGGTCGAGGATCGGGACGCGCTCGCGGGCGACCCGCCGAGCCCGACCGATCCGCCCGCCGGCTGTGCGTTCCATCCCCGCTGTCCCGTCGCCACCGAGGAGTGCCGTCGCCGCGAGCCGCCCCTCGAGGCCGTCGGCGACGGAGCGCCCGGGCCGCGCTCCCGGTGTCTGTACGCGCCGGAGTGGATCGAAGCGGGCGCAGACCCGCCGTCCGACGTCGATGCGCCCGATCTCGGGGTCGACGACGAATAG
- a CDS encoding creatininase family protein, with protein sequence MRLETSSWTDVDEASPTTALLPVGSTEQHGPHAPVGTDTFVARAIADAADRESDAESIVGPTIPVGIAPYHGNFPGTCSVSAETFRRYVRDVVESIADSSVETVVFVNGHGGNGETLSHLAREVTAGDTIDCEAYLWEWMRAVDEHVGHAGELETAVLLHLRPDDVGDPVAGDAATWADTVDGGVVRQFTDEFSENGAVGDATEASPEQGERVFETAVDALVSFLERVRSADGDEGREPGGSAQS encoded by the coding sequence ATGCGACTCGAGACGAGTTCCTGGACCGACGTGGACGAGGCGTCACCGACGACCGCGCTGCTCCCCGTCGGCAGCACGGAACAACACGGCCCGCACGCCCCCGTCGGAACCGATACGTTCGTCGCTCGAGCGATCGCCGACGCGGCCGACCGAGAGAGCGACGCCGAGTCGATCGTCGGCCCGACGATCCCGGTCGGAATCGCCCCCTACCACGGTAACTTTCCGGGGACGTGCTCCGTCTCCGCGGAGACGTTCCGGCGCTACGTCCGCGACGTCGTCGAGTCGATCGCCGACTCGAGCGTCGAGACGGTCGTCTTCGTCAACGGCCACGGCGGTAACGGCGAGACGCTCTCCCATCTGGCCCGCGAGGTGACCGCGGGGGACACGATCGACTGCGAGGCGTACCTGTGGGAGTGGATGCGCGCCGTCGACGAGCACGTCGGTCACGCGGGCGAACTCGAGACGGCCGTGTTGCTCCATCTCCGTCCCGACGACGTCGGCGACCCGGTCGCCGGCGACGCGGCGACGTGGGCGGATACGGTCGACGGCGGGGTCGTCCGCCAGTTCACCGACGAGTTCAGCGAGAACGGCGCGGTCGGCGACGCGACCGAGGCCTCCCCCGAACAGGGAGAACGGGTGTTCGAGACGGCCGTCGACGCGCTCGTCTCGTTCCTCGAGCGGGTTCGGTCCGCCGACGGGGACGAGGGGAGAGAACCGGGAGGGAGCGCCCAGTCGTGA
- a CDS encoding Gfo/Idh/MocA family protein, translating to MSLEIGVLGYRFMGKAHANAMARLPMFFPEAPDVERSVLVGRDEDALEDAADRLGFDAISTDWAEVVDEVDAFYNLGPNHVHAEPSIAALEAGTPVFCEKPLAPTLEDARAMADAAREAGDDVPAGCAFNYRFVPAIRYAKRLLEDGELGEIRHVRGRYLQDWLVDPEAPWSWRNDEELAGSGALGDLGAHTVDLLRFLVGDDDLAGDIDRLSGHLRTFVDERPVEGEGGETRPVTVDDAYSAQLEFENGAMGTLEASRFATGHKNDHAIEIHGSEGSLKFSLERLNELELLRRNENRGYETILVTDADDPYVDHWWPPGHVLGWEHTFVHENYEFLSAVADGGEFEPSFEAGLEAQRVLAAIEESDERGEWISLE from the coding sequence ATGTCCCTCGAGATCGGCGTTCTCGGCTATCGATTCATGGGTAAAGCACACGCGAACGCGATGGCGCGGCTGCCGATGTTCTTCCCGGAGGCGCCCGACGTCGAGCGCAGCGTGCTCGTCGGCCGGGACGAGGACGCGCTCGAGGACGCGGCCGACCGACTCGGGTTCGACGCGATATCGACCGACTGGGCCGAAGTCGTCGACGAGGTCGACGCCTTCTACAACCTCGGACCGAACCACGTCCACGCCGAGCCCTCGATCGCGGCGCTCGAGGCCGGCACGCCGGTCTTCTGCGAGAAGCCCCTCGCCCCGACGCTCGAGGACGCCCGGGCGATGGCCGACGCGGCCCGCGAGGCCGGCGACGACGTGCCCGCCGGCTGCGCGTTCAACTACCGGTTCGTCCCCGCGATCCGGTACGCGAAGCGGTTGCTCGAGGACGGCGAACTCGGCGAGATCCGCCACGTCCGCGGGCGCTACCTCCAGGACTGGCTGGTCGACCCCGAAGCGCCGTGGTCGTGGCGCAACGACGAGGAGCTGGCCGGCTCGGGCGCGCTCGGGGACCTCGGTGCGCACACGGTCGACCTGCTTCGGTTCCTGGTCGGCGACGACGACCTCGCGGGCGATATCGACCGGCTCAGCGGCCACCTGCGGACGTTCGTGGACGAACGTCCCGTGGAGGGCGAGGGCGGTGAGACGCGACCCGTCACCGTCGACGACGCCTACTCCGCGCAACTCGAGTTCGAAAACGGCGCGATGGGTACCCTCGAGGCCTCCCGCTTCGCGACCGGCCATAAGAACGACCACGCGATCGAGATCCACGGCTCGGAGGGGAGCCTGAAGTTCTCCCTCGAGCGCCTGAACGAACTCGAACTGCTGCGCCGGAACGAGAACCGCGGCTACGAGACGATCCTCGTGACCGACGCGGACGACCCCTACGTCGATCACTGGTGGCCGCCGGGCCACGTGCTGGGCTGGGAGCACACGTTCGTCCACGAGAACTACGAGTTCCTGAGCGCGGTGGCCGACGGGGGCGAGTTCGAACCGAGTTTCGAGGCCGGCCTCGAGGCCCAGCGCGTCCTCGCCGCGATCGAGGAGAGCGACGAGCGCGGGGAGTGGATCAGCCTCGAGTAG
- the nikB gene encoding nickel ABC transporter permease, producing MIRALLARLGSLAAVMATVSFVTFGFVSLTPGDPAYTILREQRQSPPSEREVAAFRAEHGFDEPFVVRYLSWLGDAVRGDLGTSYYQSEPVTSLLVEHLPNTLELALAATAVALVVAVPLGVVSAVHHETWIDRTGQIAALVGVSMPNFWLGYLLILVCSLRLGVTPVSGAGTLSHLVLPAITLGTGMAAVITRLVRASMLEVLEAEYVTAARSKGVRERLVVYKHALRNALVPVVTIVGLQFGFVLNGAVVVEVVFQRPGLGTLLVDAIFARDYPIVQGVVLVTAFAFVATNQLVDLAYVALDPRIERGGGGSDRR from the coding sequence ATGATACGAGCCCTCCTCGCCCGACTCGGATCGCTCGCGGCGGTCATGGCGACCGTCTCGTTCGTCACGTTCGGCTTCGTCTCCCTCACGCCCGGCGATCCGGCGTACACGATCCTCCGAGAGCAGCGACAGAGCCCGCCGTCGGAGCGCGAGGTCGCGGCCTTCCGCGCCGAACACGGGTTCGACGAGCCGTTCGTCGTCCGCTATCTCTCGTGGCTCGGCGACGCGGTTCGGGGCGACCTCGGGACGTCGTACTACCAGTCGGAACCCGTCACGTCGCTGTTGGTCGAGCACCTGCCGAACACGCTCGAACTCGCGCTGGCGGCGACGGCCGTCGCGCTTGTAGTGGCCGTCCCGCTGGGCGTCGTCAGCGCCGTCCACCACGAGACGTGGATCGACCGGACCGGTCAGATCGCCGCGCTGGTCGGCGTCTCCATGCCGAACTTCTGGCTCGGCTATCTGCTGATCCTCGTCTGCTCGCTCCGGCTCGGAGTGACGCCCGTCTCCGGCGCCGGCACGCTCTCTCACCTCGTGCTCCCCGCGATCACGCTCGGTACCGGGATGGCCGCGGTCATCACGCGCCTCGTTCGCGCGTCGATGCTCGAGGTCCTCGAGGCCGAGTACGTGACGGCCGCCCGTTCGAAGGGCGTCCGCGAACGGCTCGTCGTCTACAAGCACGCGCTGCGAAACGCGCTCGTTCCCGTCGTGACGATCGTCGGCCTCCAGTTCGGCTTCGTCCTCAACGGCGCCGTGGTCGTCGAAGTCGTCTTTCAACGACCGGGACTGGGAACGCTGCTCGTCGACGCCATCTTCGCGCGCGACTATCCGATCGTGCAGGGAGTCGTCCTCGTGACGGCGTTCGCTTTCGTCGCGACGAACCAACTGGTCGATCTCGCGTACGTCGCGCTCGACCCGCGGATCGAACGCGGCGGGGGAGGGAGCGATCGCCGATGA